In Candidatus Obscuribacterales bacterium, the sequence GGCTTTGCCAACTTTACATCTGCAAACCACCTACCCCTATACAAAAGATTGGAAAACTTGTGAGTTATGGAACCGATTTATCAGTACGCCTGGCTGATCCCGGTTCTGCCCTTAGCAGGGGCAATGTTGATCGGACTAGGTCTTGTTTCATACGGCACCACCGTTAATCGCTTGAGGAAAGCCTCTGCTTTCTTCATCGTGTTCCTCATTGGAGCTGCGATGGTGTTCTCCTTTGCCCTGCTATGGAGTCAGATCCAAGGGCACGAATCCTACACTCGCACCATAGACTGGGCTGCCGCCGGAGACTTTCATCTCAGGATGGGCTACACCATCGATCACCTAACGGCAGTGATGCTGGTGATTGTGACCACCGTAGCTCTACTGGTCATGGTCTACACCGACGGCTACATGGCCCATGATCCGGGCTATGTACGCTTTTATGCTTACCTGAGCTTGTTCAGCTCATCTATGCTCGGTTTGGTGATTAGCCCAAACCTGGTTCAAATTTATGTGTTCTGGGAACTAGTCGGGATGTGCTCCTACCTCCTGATTGGGTTTTGGTATGACCGCAAGGCGGCGGCAGACGCCTGTCAAAAAGCCTTTGTCACCAACCGGGTTGGTGACTTTGGGCTGCTGCTTGGCATCCTAGCCCTGTACTGGGCTACCAGCAGCTTTGAATTTGAGGAAATTGGTGTTCGCCTGACGGGCTTGGTCGAGTCCGGTAGTTTGAGTGTTGGGTTAGCCTCCCTATTCTGCATCTTGGTCTTTCTGGGCCCCGTGGCTAAATCGGCTCAGTTTCCCCTGCATGTATGGCTACCTGATGCCATGGAGGGCCCTACACCCATTTCTGCCTTGATCCACGCCGCAACCATGGTTGCGGCTGGAGTATTCCTCATTGCCCGGATGTTTCCGGTCTTCGAAGGTCTACCGGGCGTGATGGACGTGATTGCTTGGACTGGTGCCATCACAGCCTTTTTGGGAGCCAGCATCGCCATAACCCAGAACGACATCAAAAAAGGACTAGCCTATTCCACCATGTCTCAGTTGGGATACATGGTCATGGCCATGGGGGTAGGTGCCTATGGTGCTGGGCTGTTTCACCTGATGACCCATGCCTACTTCAAAGCGATGCTCTTCCTAGGATCGGGCTCTGTGATCCACGGTATGGAAGAGGTCGTGGGTCACGATCCTGCCCTAGCGCAAGATATGCGGCTCATGGGCGGTCTACGCCGCCATATGCCCGTCACCGCGATCACGTTTTTGATTGGCACCCTGGCAATCTGCGGGATTCCTCCCTTTGCTGGTTTTTGGTCGAAGGATGAAATCCTCGGCTCAACCTTTGCGGTGAATCCACTGCTCTGGGCCATCGGCTGGGGAACGGCGGGGATCACCGCCTTTTACATGTTCCGCATGTATTTCTCCACCTTTGAAGGAGACTTTCGTGGCAACCGGGATGACATTCGCCAGCAACTGCAAGCTGAGAAGCTACAGCGCATGGGCTTAGCCTTTGGTCCCGGTGCTATGGATCCGCAAGAGCTGACGGTGGATACCGATCCCCATGGGGATCACGGGGATGACCACGGGGATGACCACGGTCATGCCCACAGCGAGTTTCCCCATGAGTCTCCTTGGGCGATGACGATTCCCCTGATGGTCTTGGCGGTTCCGTCGATGCTGCTGGGTTTGGTAGGGACGCCCTTCGTCAACTACTTTGAGGCCTTCGTCCATCCACCGGGCGAATTGGTTGAAGAACTTCCCGCCTTCGGCATTCCGGCAGAGTTTGAGTGGGCAGAGTTTA encodes:
- a CDS encoding NAD(P)H-quinone oxidoreductase subunit 5; its protein translation is MEPIYQYAWLIPVLPLAGAMLIGLGLVSYGTTVNRLRKASAFFIVFLIGAAMVFSFALLWSQIQGHESYTRTIDWAAAGDFHLRMGYTIDHLTAVMLVIVTTVALLVMVYTDGYMAHDPGYVRFYAYLSLFSSSMLGLVISPNLVQIYVFWELVGMCSYLLIGFWYDRKAAADACQKAFVTNRVGDFGLLLGILALYWATSSFEFEEIGVRLTGLVESGSLSVGLASLFCILVFLGPVAKSAQFPLHVWLPDAMEGPTPISALIHAATMVAAGVFLIARMFPVFEGLPGVMDVIAWTGAITAFLGASIAITQNDIKKGLAYSTMSQLGYMVMAMGVGAYGAGLFHLMTHAYFKAMLFLGSGSVIHGMEEVVGHDPALAQDMRLMGGLRRHMPVTAITFLIGTLAICGIPPFAGFWSKDEILGSTFAVNPLLWAIGWGTAGITAFYMFRMYFSTFEGDFRGNRDDIRQQLQAEKLQRMGLAFGPGAMDPQELTVDTDPHGDHGDDHGDDHGHAHSEFPHESPWAMTIPLMVLAVPSMLLGLVGTPFVNYFEAFVHPPGELVEELPAFGIPAEFEWAEFITMAGSSVGIGLIGISLASLMYLTYKVSAAAIAQQIQPLYQLSLNKWYFDEIYDAVFVKGSRRLARQVLEVDVRIVDGVVNLAGFVTLITGEGLKYLENGRVQFYALIVFGAVLGLVLVSGIT